GCCGATCTCGTCCCGCTGCGCGGGCGCATTCGTCGAAGAAGCCACCACATTGAATCCGGTGAAAAGGCGCTCCTCTTGGTAGGCCAGGCGGTCTTCCGACCAGTCTTCGGTAAGAATGCTTGCCGCTGCCTTCGCATCCGAGTTCATCGCCTCGATTTCACGGATCGCCTGAAGCACGATGGGCAGAGCCATTTCCGCCTCCTTGCGCCGCGCGGCACGAAGCCGGCGTGCCGCGGCCAGCCAGGTCTGAGCCTTGACCCCCGCGAACCCGGCGAGAGCCGCGTCGACCTGATGCCATTCGCCATCGAGCTTGACCTCGATCGCGCCGAGATCCTCGGAATACCAGCGCACCTCGACCTTCTTGTTGCGGGCATGGATCGCCCAGCGCGCCAGCTGCTCGGTCTGATAGCTGATCCCCAGGACAGTGATGCCGTCGTTCTGAACCGTGCATTCCGTCGCAGTCCCGAAGACAAGCCGTCGTCTGCGCATGGCCGGGATCGGCGTGACCCCCCAGACATGGTTCAGTTCGCGCCAGCGGTTCAGGGGCGTCTGGGCAGCGAGACCGGCGTGGGGCGTGTTGTGGTAGATGTCGACGACCCAGCGGATGAGAGCGAAGGTCAGGTCGTCGATGGTCAGCGCCGCTCTGCCCTCGGAATCGTAGTCTCCTCGGGCCACGACATTCGAGAACGTCCGGCCTGTCAGTCGCGGGATCAGGGTGTCACCGATGGTCCTGAACACGCGTTCTACCGTGCCGCGCAGCTGCGGAAGCCCGCCCGGCGCGCGTTCCGCGGTGATCCCCAGATCGGCGCAGGCGCCGCGAAAATCGAGGGACTTGTAGCTGCTTCCACCGTCGGTCACGATGGTTTCAGGCGTGCCGTGCATGTCCCACGAGGACAGCGCGTCAACCGCGTCCGCCCATTGCCCCTTGTCGCGGACCACCATCTCGAGGGTCTTCACGGCGTTGGCGGCCGTCGGCGTCGTGGACAGGCGCATACCGACGATACAACGCGAGGCTGCGCAGATCGCGACGGACAGCCACATGCGAAACGTCTTCCGCGGCTTGCCCTTGGAGTCGAGGAAACCGAGAGACCGGAGCTCCTCGTCATCAAGGTGCGCCAGCAGACCGGTATCGGACATGATCGTGATCAGGTCGACCTCCCACTCATCCATCTCGACGCGCTCGAGCGGGCGGGTCAGTTGCAGCCCCTGCCCGACCGGGGCGTGTTTGCGGCGGGCCGCTTCGAGCCCCATCCGGCCGATATCGACGTGGAACGGGTCGAGTTTCAGGATCGAACGGCGGACCGTTTCTCGCGAGGGCACGGCCAGGGGCGACAGTCCCTCTTTCGCGCGTTCCGCATTCGCCACCTCGAATGCAGCCTGGACATTCCTGAAAATCATGGCCTGCGTCGGCCTTTCGGGGGTCGCGTACTTGCGCACCTCTTCCATCAGGATGATCCGCTCCTCGGGCATGAAGCGGCTCGTCCGATTGCCACCCTTCGCGCGGTGGTCGCCGAGCCCGACCAGATTTTCCCGCTCGTAGCCGCGAACCCATTCGAGCAAGGTCTTGCTCGAAGGCGCTTTCGGCATCGTTTCATAGCCACCGACATATTTCCGTGCCGCTTTGCCGTTCCGCGTGTCGGTGTACTCTTTCGCAAGCGTCTGCAGTTTCACCATCACCCGGTCGACGGAGTCGTAGGTCCGCTTCACCCGCCCCTGCCGCTCGAGATCATAATACGCCTGCACAAAGGCATCGCGGATCAACAAACGCTCGCGCGCCGCGTCCGGGAGGGTGGCAAGCAGGTCGATGTCTGCGGCACTGTTTACGAGGCTGCGCCGGACGCCTTCCGGCAGGAAGGCGCCGCGCTCGTGGACGATATCGCCGTCGGCGACACGGCGGCTCAGCACGCCATGCGGAAATGCTTCCGCCACCCCGGTCTTGTCGACCCGGACAAAGATATAGCCTTCCTCGCTCTCGCTGACCGGCCGGAAGTCGATGCCGTTGATGGTCACCTTGTCATAGGTTTCGAAACGATAGCGCGTGCGGGTCGGATCGAAATGAAGGGTCATCGGCACAGCTCCATGGGCTTGATGAGCGACCACGGCGTGATCCGCTCGTGGCGGGCAAGGTGAAGGCGATGGCGCGCGACCTGGCGGATCAGGGCGCGCAATCCTCGCGCTCCCATCCCGATCTCGTCGGTCAACTCGTCAAGCCGCGCGGCCCCGACGAGATCGGACGTGACGGCGACCGCCACGGTATCCGCCTCCGGATCGGGGTGACGGACGGAATGAAACAGCGCTGCGTTGTGGACCTCGACCGGGTCGAGATCACGCTCCGTGAAGACCCGGACCTTGTCCGCGATCTCCGGAACGGCTTCCGCGGCAGCCGCACTGATTTTCTCGAGGAACTCACTGTCAAGGTACTTGCTGGCCTTCACCGCGATGGCGATGCGATTGCCATTCACCATGGTCGCCAGGAAATCGAAGTAATGGGAGCAATCCTCTCCGCGCTCGTCGGTCCAGCTCACCTCCACCTGGTCACGCAGATCGCGGACATCCGGGCGCGCCATCAGGATGAGCGCTGTCTGCATCTCGAGGTGGCTTTCGAACAGGAGGACGCGCCCCGGGCCGTCGCCGAGCACGAGGTGCCCGGAAAAGTGGCCCTTGGAATGCAGCGCGACGTCACGATCGGCGCTGGATGGTTCCGGCAGCAGGATGCCGCCACAAGGATCGGGTTCCATATCATTTCCTCTTCAACCAGGTCATCGGTTCAGGCGACCGAGGCTGGGTGCCCCGCGGCGGGCCAGGCGGGCCCCTTGGCCCACTCCCGTCGCGGAGGACGATCCCTCTCGGTCTGGGAAGGAAATTGATCCGCGGCCCGGATTCCCCATGCATTTTTGTAGACACGTCACTTCCCTGAAATCGTTGGATTTTCTCATCCCTCGTGCGCGGACGGAGAAAATATTCGATCCTCGGACCGACGAGATGCCGGTGGCGCACGTGGGCAGGGACACGGGCACGGGCACGGGCCCGAAGCCTTGTGGATGCCTCCTTCCGGCTGCAACAGATCAGGCCAACCGGACGCGAAGCTCCGCAAGACGGGCCCCGTACCAGGAAACCAGGGCCGACATGTCTCGCGGGCTTCCGCGCTCGCGGGAGATCCGGTCGATCGCCGAAAACGGGACGGCCGCGAGCCGGGTCTCCAGATCGAGGATCACCGCGCCGACGACGCGCGGCAACGGGGGCGTCGCGGACGCGAGGTCCGAGAGTGCCTCCAGCGACCGGAGGCCCGCCGAGTCGTCGAGCGAGCCCAGGACGTCCCGCAACCCGCCGATATGAAAGGCAAGGAAATCGAGTACGGCCAGAATGGCACATCCACGCTCTTCGGCATCGTTGAAATCGAAAATCGAATTCGGGTATGTCATGTCACTTCTCCTTGAAGGAAATCGCGCAACCGCAGGGCAGTCCGGATCTCCGGGTTCCGCGCGCGGCCGCGGGCTTCGGGCGTCATGGCCAGGACCGCGGCGAAGGCTATGCCGCCCTCATGGCGGAGCCGCCGCCATCGAAAGTCACGTCCGCCCTGACGGCATCCAGGAGACCATCCGTGAGGAGACAGATGTCTTCGACCCGGGGGTCGCTGGGGTCGAGCATTGCAAAGCGACCGGCTTCCGGGCGGGTGTCATCGTGGACGTTCACGAGGGCGAGCACGCCCAGCACGTCCATGGCGAGTTGCCGGGTGCGGCGCGTCGGCCGCGGTTCACGCGCAAGGCGTTCGGAAAGCTCGACGACGGCCCGAGCGGCCGTTTTCCCCCCGAGCAGACCGGCGGCGGCGTGCAGCGCCGACCCGTGGCTCTCGACGAACGCATGCAGAGACATGGTCCGGCCGTCGTGACCGGGGGGCCGCAGATGGGGCAGGTTGAAGGGGTCGAACATGTGAGCTCCTGTTCTTGCGAATGTCGATTGCTTTCTCCCAATCCGAATTCGCTGGAATTGCGACTTGAAAGCCGATAGATCAGCCGCTTCCGGCAGGCCGATTACGCCCCCGGACATCCTTCGATTTCGAATGGGTTGAGGTGCTCGCAGCCTCCCGCCACTACGGCGGGAAAAGTACTGAGAGAGTTTCTTCGGATTACACCATGAACCAATCTTCTCCGGTTTGCCTTTGCAAACCGAAGATTGGCTACTTTCTGGAGACCGAAAGAATTTTTCCGATCAGGCAGCCCGGGTGCGGGAGTCCCTTCCGAGTTCGCGTGATCATCCGCCGGGATGGGAAGCTGATCTAGATCGGCGCGCGGATCGTTCGGCATGCCCGCGCCATAACCTTCCAGTTGCCCGCGATGACCCCCACCAGACCCGCTTCTTGCTGCGGCAGCCCGGGCAACGATGCTCTGCGCCTACGGTGTCAGTCTAAATGAAAGCCTCAGCACGCCGACGGGCGGTCGCCAGGGCCGCCTCTGCCACTACGACCCGGCGAGGTGGGAGAGAAGGTGACCTGCCACTGATCTTTCATCCAGCCGCGACCGGAGCCCGGTTGGTGTTTACGCCAAATGGCGCGGGTTGAGCAATCGCCCGACGCGCGGAGCTCTCATCTCGCGCAGCGGGTCGGGCGATTGCGGTGGTCAGGGTCTGCGCGTAGTCAGCCGGGGTCTGATAGCCCAAGGCCGAATGGGGGCGCTCGGTGTTGTAGTCGGCGACCCAGGCGGCGATCAGGTCGCGGGCATGGGCGAGGTTACGAAACAGCGTCTCGTTCAAGAACTCGTCCCGCATCCGGCCGTTGAAGCTCTCGACAAAGCCATTCTGCATCGGCTTGCCCGGCGCGATGTAGTGCCATTCGATCCGGTTCTCGGCGCACCACTTCAGGATCGCGTTCGAGGTCAGTTCCGTCCCGTTGTCCGACACGATCATTCCCGGCTTGCCGCGACGTTCGATCAGCGCCGTCAGCTCCCGCGCGACGCGCCGGCCGGAGATCGACGTGTCCGGGATCGCGGCGAGGCATTCGCGCGTGACGTCATCGACGATGTTCAGCACCCGGAACCGCCGCCCGCACGCGAACTGGTCATGGACGAAATCCAGTGACCAACGGGCATTTGCGCGCGCCTCGACCAGGATCGGGGCGCGGGTGCCGATGGCCTTGCGCCGCGCGCGCCGCTTGCGGACGGTCAGCCCTTCCTCGCGGTAAAGCCGGTAGATACGGTTGATCCCCGAGGGCTCGCCCTCCCGCCGGAGCAGGACGAAGAGCCGCCGGTAGCCGAACCGCCGACGCTCGTTGGCAAGCTCCCGCAATCGGCCGCGCAGTTCCGTGTCGGGTGCGCGTTGCGACCGGTAGCGGATCGTCTTCCGATCCGCGCCGGCAATCTGGCACGCCCGTCGTTCCGACAGCCCGAACCGGGCCTTCAGATGCGCGACCGCCTCGCGCTTCACGACGGGCGTCACCACTTTTTTGAAACCAGCTCGCGCATCGCGGCCAGATCCAGCATCTGCTCCGCCAGCAGCTTCTTCAACTTGGCGTTCTCGTCCTCGAGCGCCTTCAGCCGTTTGGCCTCTGACACCGTCATGCCGCCGTATTTGGCTTTCCAGTTGTAGAACGTCCCCTCCGACATGCCGTGCTTGCGGCACAGATCGGCACACTTCGCCCCGGCCTCATGCTCGGCCAGGATGCCGATAATCTGCTCTTCGCTGTATCTCGTTCGCTTCATTGTCCGTCCCCTCCTTGGGTCGGACTCTAATCGCAGGTGGAGGAAAAATCCCGTGGCAGGTCAGGTCCCCTGCAAACCATAGCAAGACTGGTTGAAAACCATGTCGCATGCCGCCATCGCCAGTTTGCCCACGGTGCCCCTTGCGCTGATAATGGTTGTGCCTCTGGAGATCATTTTCGCTGAGCAACCATCAAAGCCAGCAGCGGTGATCTTCTTTTCGGTATCAAGAACGAAGACTGCTCCGGTTTCGGGCGCATCGACGACCGAATACCAAGGAACTTCGCCTCCCCAGTATTCCGGCACACCTGTCTTGGGGGTGCCACCGCTGATTATCGCGACCTGATCGGAGAATGGCCGACGTTCCCACCCCTTCGGCAGGCCGTCGGGGCCGAAGCTGTCGGGGAAGAGGGCGGCGGTGGTGGGGTCCATGTGGGCGGGGGGCTGGCCGAGGGCGCGGGCTTGGACGGGGTCGAAATCCACGAACCAGGACCGATAGAGCGCCCGCGCCATCTCCTCCAACGTCGCGCTCATCCGGCGGTTCAACTCGATCTTGTCGTCGAGGGACTGCAGGATGTCCGCGATGCGTTTCTGCTCCGCAATCGGCGGCAGGCAGATGTGAAACGCCTTCAGTTCCGGGTAGTAGATTGTCTGGTGGGTCGACCCATAGGAGAAGCGAGAGAACGAGTCCCGCTCTGCAAGCAACGCAAACTTCAGGAACCTGTAATCGAGGTTCTCAGAGCACACCCAGTTGGCAAAATCCTGACTGGTTGCCATCGGTCTACCCATGACAATCACATAGCCGACAGACGCGGTTCTGGATAGGCAAACGGTATTGGCGGGCAGCACCCTTGCTGCCGAATTCGCGATACCGAGATCGTTGGTGTGTTGCATGGTCTCATGGATAGTCC
This genomic window from Rhodovulum sp. ES.010 contains:
- a CDS encoding DDE-type integrase/transposase/recombinase → MTLHFDPTRTRYRFETYDKVTINGIDFRPVSESEEGYIFVRVDKTGVAEAFPHGVLSRRVADGDIVHERGAFLPEGVRRSLVNSAADIDLLATLPDAARERLLIRDAFVQAYYDLERQGRVKRTYDSVDRVMVKLQTLAKEYTDTRNGKAARKYVGGYETMPKAPSSKTLLEWVRGYERENLVGLGDHRAKGGNRTSRFMPEERIILMEEVRKYATPERPTQAMIFRNVQAAFEVANAERAKEGLSPLAVPSRETVRRSILKLDPFHVDIGRMGLEAARRKHAPVGQGLQLTRPLERVEMDEWEVDLITIMSDTGLLAHLDDEELRSLGFLDSKGKPRKTFRMWLSVAICAASRCIVGMRLSTTPTAANAVKTLEMVVRDKGQWADAVDALSSWDMHGTPETIVTDGGSSYKSLDFRGACADLGITAERAPGGLPQLRGTVERVFRTIGDTLIPRLTGRTFSNVVARGDYDSEGRAALTIDDLTFALIRWVVDIYHNTPHAGLAAQTPLNRWRELNHVWGVTPIPAMRRRRLVFGTATECTVQNDGITVLGISYQTEQLARWAIHARNKKVEVRWYSEDLGAIEVKLDGEWHQVDAALAGFAGVKAQTWLAAARRLRAARRKEAEMALPIVLQAIREIEAMNSDAKAAASILTEDWSEDRLAYQEERLFTGFNVVASSTNAPAQRDEIGLVIPTDVHRDPDSSALPPTSSESASGEVISGPGELGPSASTTRSGSTGGYSIEED
- a CDS encoding IS3 family transposase (programmed frameshift) — translated: MKRTRYSEEQIIGILAEHEAGAKCADLCRKHGMSEGTFYNWKAKYGGMTVSEAKRLKALEDENAKLKKLLAEQMLDLAAMRELVFKKVVTPVVKREAVAHLKARFGLSERRACQIAGADRKTIRYRSQRAPDTELRGRLRELANERRRFGYRRLFVLLRREGEPSGINRIYRLYREEGLTVRKRRARRKAIGTRAPILVEARANARWSLDFVHDQFACGRRFRVLNIVDDVTRECLAAIPDTSISGRRVARELTALIERRGKPGMIVSDNGTELTSNAILKWCAENRIEWHYIAPGKPMQNGFVESFNGRMRDEFLNETLFRNLAHARDLIAAWVADYNTERPHSALGYQTPADYAQTLTTAIARPAARDESSARRAIAQPAPFGVNTNRAPVAAG
- a CDS encoding restriction endonuclease subunit S; translation: MARKTGGREATTGVIEGQYVLGVGNPGTPAPEGWRWTALTDVARLESGHTPSRKKPEYWGGEIPWIGIKDATSNHGRTIHETMQHTNDLGIANSAARVLPANTVCLSRTASVGYVIVMGRPMATSQDFANWVCSENLDYRFLKFALLAERDSFSRFSYGSTHQTIYYPELKAFHICLPPIAEQKRIADILQSLDDKIELNRRMSATLEEMARALYRSWFVDFDPVQARALGQPPAHMDPTTAALFPDSFGPDGLPKGWERRPFSDQVAIISGGTPKTGVPEYWGGEVPWYSVVDAPETGAVFVLDTEKKITAAGFDGCSAKMISRGTTIISARGTVGKLAMAACDMVFNQSCYGLQGT